From one Musa acuminata AAA Group cultivar baxijiao chromosome BXJ2-6, Cavendish_Baxijiao_AAA, whole genome shotgun sequence genomic stretch:
- the LOC103987414 gene encoding AP2/ERF and B3 domain-containing transcription repressor RAV2-like: MEGGCVEVVSSDSEKRLQVAPQHFVTEVLQRMGSGVSVVLDPTPEGGIKAESGKLPSSRYKGVVPQLNGRWGAQIYERTRRVWLGTFGDEAEAARAYDVAAQRFRGQDATTNFHPLSETHDDEAAELTFLLAHSKAEIVDMLRKHTYREELEQSKRDARDGRGAIAGKRRTPNYLRSVSDLLFEKVVTPSDVGKLNRLVIPKHHAEKHFPSKSSSSMACKGVLFNYEDAGGKVWRFRYSYWKSSQSYVLTKGWSRFVKEKNLKAGDVVSFWRSTGPEKRMYIDRRTGGVVCDRSAPPVIGQLPVVKLFGVDISELPASGGDAKRGREMELFPPSQFFERQFIEAL, from the coding sequence ATGGAAGGTGGTTGTGTCGAAGTGGTATCGAGCGACTCGGAGAAGCGGCTGCAGGTGGCGCCGCAGCATTTTGTGACCGAGGTCCTACAGCGCATGGGCAGCGGCGTCAGCGTGGTGCTCGACCCCACTCCGGAGGGCGGGATCAAGGCTGAGTCCGGGAAGCTGCCTTCGTCTCGGTACAAGGGCGTCGTCCCCCAGCTGAATGGCCGGTGGGGCGCCCAGATCTACGAGAGGACCCGGCGGGTGTGGCTCGGCACCTTCGGCGACGAGGCGGAGGCTGCAAGGGCCTACGACGTCGCCGCGCAGCGTTTCCGCGGCCAGGACGCGACCACCAACTTCCATCCCCTGTCGGAGACCCACGACGACGAGGCGGCCGAGCTTACCTTCCTCTTGGCGCACTCCAAGGCGGAGATCGTGGACATGCTGCGCAAGCATACGTACCGCGAAGAACTGGAGCAGAGCAAGCGAGACGCACGGGATGGCCGGGGCGCCATTGCAGGCAAGAGGAGGACGCCGAACTACCTGCGATCGGTTAGCGACCTTCTGTTCGAAAAGGTGGTGACGCCGAGCGACGTCGGGAAGCTGAACAGGCTCGTGATACCGAAGCATCACGCCGAGAAGCACTTCCCATcgaagagcagcagcagcatggCGTGCAAGGGCGTGCTGTTCAACTACGAGGACGCCGGTGGCAAGGTTTGGAGGTTTCGGTACTCGTACTGGAAGAGCAGCCAGAGCTACGTGCTAACGAAAGGGTGGAGCCGGTTTGTGAAGGAGAAGAACCTAAAGGCCGGGGATGTGGTTAGCTTCTGGCGATCCACCGGGCCGGAGAAGCGGATGTACATCGACCGGAGGACCGGGGGAGTCGTGTGCGATCGCAGCGCCCCACCCGTCATCGGGCAGCTTCCCGTGGTCAAGCTGTTCGGTGTGGACATATCAGAATTGCCAGCGAGCGGCGGCGATGCcaaaagaggaagagagatgGAATTGTTTCCACCATCACAGTTCTTCGAGAGGCAATTCATAGAAGCTTTGTAA